The Afipia massiliensis genome has a segment encoding these proteins:
- a CDS encoding bifunctional diguanylate cyclase/phosphodiesterase → MRRAGSAAGIDLLEALGQASFSWDIASDTLHWSDNAAAVLRDIPQPALSKAGEFSKLIEPARNIRTDAVLNSTASDNGEGVPYQIEYGLRAGTSSPMLWIDEYGRWFAGADGKPSRAHGIVRINNERHARDEQLLKLSQDDPLTGEFNRTRLTAALAEAIEEAGRFRSSFAFMLVGIDHLAQINDAFGYEIADQVILEVAKRIRARLRGGDVLGRFSGNKFGLILKNCSVDDMHVAAERFLAGIRDEVVPTQSGPVAVTASIGAINALRHASTVEEAMSRTQEALDLAKVRRRGSLMVWRPNVEREAQRRVNIRVTDEIVTALNERRIVMAYEPVVATISRQPAFHECLVRMRQEDGAYSLSPDIVPVAEKLGLIRLVDHRVLELVVAELADAPHAQLSLNISPDTTMDPDWWASIESLMRAYPGVAERLIVEITETVAIQDLDDVRGFVTRLKNFGSRIAIDDFGAGYTSFRNLRKLGVDIVKIDGAFVQNIARSSDDRAFVQTLIDLAHRLGIKTVAEWVQDEESAKLLQDWGCDYIQGRLTGLASLAKPWAAAAKTPLQGAKPAAAIAAN, encoded by the coding sequence ATGCGCCGCGCCGGATCGGCCGCTGGAATTGATCTTCTCGAAGCTCTCGGACAGGCGAGTTTTTCGTGGGACATCGCCAGCGATACCCTGCACTGGAGCGACAATGCCGCGGCCGTGCTTCGCGACATTCCGCAACCGGCTTTGTCGAAGGCGGGCGAATTCTCGAAGCTGATCGAGCCGGCGCGCAACATCCGCACGGACGCGGTGCTGAATTCGACGGCGAGCGACAATGGCGAGGGCGTGCCTTACCAGATCGAATACGGGCTGCGTGCCGGCACGTCGTCGCCGATGCTCTGGATCGATGAGTACGGCAGATGGTTCGCCGGTGCGGACGGTAAGCCGTCGCGCGCGCATGGCATCGTTCGCATCAACAACGAACGCCACGCCCGGGATGAGCAACTGCTGAAGCTGTCGCAGGACGATCCACTCACCGGCGAGTTCAACCGCACGCGTCTGACGGCCGCGCTGGCCGAGGCGATCGAGGAAGCAGGCCGCTTTCGGTCGTCCTTTGCCTTCATGCTGGTCGGCATCGATCATCTTGCACAGATCAACGACGCTTTCGGCTACGAGATCGCCGATCAGGTCATTCTCGAAGTTGCCAAGCGCATTCGTGCGCGGCTGCGCGGCGGCGACGTGCTCGGGCGGTTTTCGGGCAATAAATTCGGACTGATCCTGAAGAATTGTTCGGTCGACGACATGCACGTTGCCGCCGAGCGCTTTCTTGCGGGCATCCGCGATGAGGTCGTGCCGACGCAATCCGGCCCGGTGGCGGTGACTGCCTCGATCGGTGCGATCAATGCGCTGCGCCACGCCAGCACGGTCGAGGAGGCGATGAGCCGGACTCAGGAAGCGCTGGATCTTGCCAAGGTGCGGCGCCGCGGCTCGCTGATGGTCTGGCGTCCGAATGTCGAGCGCGAGGCGCAACGCCGGGTCAACATCCGCGTCACCGACGAAATCGTCACGGCATTGAATGAGCGCCGCATCGTGATGGCCTACGAGCCGGTTGTGGCGACCATCTCGCGGCAGCCCGCGTTCCACGAATGTCTGGTGCGAATGCGGCAGGAGGACGGTGCGTATTCGCTGTCGCCGGACATCGTTCCGGTCGCCGAGAAACTCGGTCTGATCCGGCTGGTCGATCACCGGGTACTGGAACTCGTTGTCGCCGAATTGGCAGACGCGCCGCATGCGCAACTCAGCCTGAATATTTCACCCGATACGACGATGGACCCCGACTGGTGGGCCAGTATTGAATCGCTGATGCGGGCCTATCCCGGCGTCGCTGAGCGGTTGATCGTTGAGATCACCGAGACCGTCGCCATTCAGGACCTGGATGACGTTCGCGGGTTCGTCACGCGGCTGAAGAATTTCGGTAGCCGCATCGCCATCGACGATTTCGGCGCTGGCTACACGTCGTTCCGCAATCTGCGGAAGCTCGGCGTGGATATCGTGAAGATCGACGGCGCGTTCGTGCAGAATATCGCGCGCTCGTCGGATGATCGGGCGTTCGTGCAGACGCTGATCGATCTTGCGCACCGGCTCGGCATCAAGACGGTTGCCGAGTGGGTGCAGGACGAGGAATCGGCCAAGCTGCTGCAGGACTGGGGTTGCGATTACATTCAGGGACGGCTGACCGGGCTGGCTTCTCTGGCCAAGCCGTGGGCTGCTGCTGCAAAAACGCCGCTGCAAGGCGCGAAGCCCGCGGCGGCGATAGCGGCAAACTGA
- a CDS encoding polyprenyl synthetase family protein, with the protein MTTGTSPQDFMKRLDATAADTEALLTRLLSDTPLAGEIARPHRLMEAMRYSSLNGGKRLRPFLVVESAAVFGVSRDAALMAGAALECIHCYSLIHDDLPSMDNSDLRRGRPTSHKKFDDATAILAGDGLLTIAFDIITRDEVHKDPTVRLLLTRALARASGVGGMVGGQIMDLAGEGRFGDPEPPDVAKLQQMKTGALLKYGCIAGALLGQAPKDQYDALDAYGHALGEAFQIADDLLDVEGDAAALGKPAGQDAAAGKTTFVTLLGIDGAKARVRDLLKQADAALAPFGAKGDVLRATSRFVAERQN; encoded by the coding sequence ATGACCACCGGCACTTCACCACAGGATTTCATGAAGCGGCTCGACGCCACGGCGGCAGACACCGAGGCGCTGCTGACGCGCCTTTTGTCTGACACGCCGTTGGCCGGCGAGATCGCGCGCCCGCACCGGCTGATGGAGGCGATGCGTTATTCGAGCCTCAATGGCGGCAAGCGGCTACGCCCTTTTCTGGTGGTGGAAAGCGCTGCCGTGTTCGGCGTATCGCGCGACGCGGCGCTGATGGCCGGTGCCGCGCTGGAATGCATTCACTGCTACTCGCTGATCCACGACGATCTGCCGTCGATGGACAATAGCGACCTGCGGCGCGGACGGCCGACCTCGCACAAGAAGTTCGATGACGCCACCGCGATCCTCGCGGGCGACGGGCTTCTGACCATCGCCTTCGACATCATCACCCGCGATGAGGTTCACAAGGATCCGACGGTGCGCCTGCTGCTGACCCGCGCGCTGGCGCGCGCTTCCGGCGTCGGCGGCATGGTGGGCGGACAGATCATGGATCTCGCCGGCGAAGGCCGCTTCGGCGATCCCGAACCGCCGGATGTCGCCAAGCTGCAGCAGATGAAAACCGGCGCACTGCTCAAGTACGGCTGCATCGCCGGCGCGCTGCTCGGCCAGGCGCCGAAAGACCAATACGATGCGCTCGACGCCTATGGTCACGCACTCGGCGAAGCCTTCCAGATCGCCGACGATCTTCTGGACGTCGAAGGCGACGCGGCTGCGCTCGGCAAGCCTGCCGGACAGGATGCGGCTGCGGGCAAAACCACGTTCGTCACGCTCCTGGGAATTGACGGCGCCAAGGCGCGCGTGCGCGATCTTCTGAAGCAGGCCGATGCCGCGCTCGCGCCGTTCGGCGCGAAGGGCGATGTCCTGCGTGCGACCTCGCGTTTCGTCGCCGAGCGGCAAAACTAG
- the ispG gene encoding flavodoxin-dependent (E)-4-hydroxy-3-methylbut-2-enyl-diphosphate synthase, which translates to MSDLKERTKEIQAGPKGRHRTVQVVVGNVKVGGGAPIVVQSMTNTDTADIEGTVTQVAALARAGSEMVRITVDRDEAAAAVPHIREKLDKLGIDVPLIGDFHYIGHKLLADHPACAAALSKYRINPGNVGFKNKRDTQFTDIVEMALKHGKTIRIGANWGSLDQELLTKLMEENAKSPNPIDARAVTREAMVQSALLSAARAEEIGLPKDRMILSAKVSNVQDLIAVYRELAARSDYAIHLGLTEAGMGSKGIVASSAALGILLQDGIGDTIRVSLTPEPGGDRTVEVKVGQEILQTMGFRTFVPLVAACPGCGRTTSTVFQELARDIQSFIRDEMPSWKTRYPGVEQLNVAVMGCIVNGPGESKHADIGISLPGTGETPAAPVFVDGQKFRTLRGPTIATDFKALVIDYIEQRYGGTGAKAPAVTAAE; encoded by the coding sequence GTGAGCGATCTGAAAGAGCGGACCAAGGAAATCCAGGCCGGCCCCAAGGGGCGCCACCGGACGGTTCAGGTTGTCGTCGGTAACGTCAAGGTTGGCGGCGGTGCACCGATCGTGGTGCAGTCGATGACCAATACCGATACCGCGGACATCGAAGGTACCGTTACGCAGGTCGCAGCGCTTGCGCGCGCCGGCTCTGAAATGGTTCGCATCACGGTGGACCGTGATGAAGCCGCTGCCGCCGTTCCCCATATCCGCGAGAAGCTCGACAAGCTTGGCATCGACGTGCCGCTGATCGGCGATTTTCACTACATCGGCCACAAGCTGCTGGCCGATCATCCGGCCTGTGCTGCGGCGCTGTCGAAGTACCGCATCAACCCGGGCAATGTCGGTTTCAAGAACAAGCGCGATACGCAGTTCACCGACATCGTCGAAATGGCGCTCAAGCACGGCAAGACCATCCGCATCGGCGCCAACTGGGGTTCGCTCGATCAGGAATTGCTGACCAAGCTGATGGAAGAAAACGCAAAGTCGCCGAATCCGATCGACGCTCGCGCCGTCACGCGCGAAGCGATGGTCCAGTCGGCGCTGTTGTCGGCGGCGCGCGCCGAGGAAATCGGCCTGCCAAAGGACCGCATGATTCTGTCGGCGAAGGTGTCGAACGTGCAGGATCTGATCGCGGTCTATCGCGAACTCGCTGCCCGTTCGGATTACGCCATCCACCTTGGCCTCACCGAAGCCGGCATGGGCTCGAAGGGCATCGTCGCTTCGTCGGCTGCGCTCGGCATTCTTCTACAGGACGGCATCGGCGACACCATCCGCGTCTCGCTGACACCGGAACCGGGCGGTGACCGCACCGTCGAAGTGAAGGTCGGTCAGGAAATTCTCCAGACCATGGGCTTCCGCACCTTCGTGCCGCTGGTGGCGGCATGCCCCGGCTGCGGGCGCACCACCTCGACCGTGTTCCAGGAACTGGCGCGCGACATCCAGAGCTTCATTCGCGATGAAATGCCGAGCTGGAAGACACGCTATCCGGGCGTCGAGCAGCTCAACGTCGCGGTGATGGGCTGCATCGTCAACGGACCCGGCGAGTCCAAGCATGCCGACATTGGTATTTCGCTGCCGGGAACGGGCGAAACACCTGCCGCGCCGGTGTTCGTGGACGGCCAGAAGTTCCGCACGCTGCGCGGTCCGACCATCGCGACGGATTTCAAGGCGCTGGTGATCGATTATATCGAGCAGCGTTACGGCGGCACTGGAGCCAAGGCTCCGGCCGTGACGGCAGCGGAATAG
- the phaR gene encoding polyhydroxyalkanoate synthesis repressor PhaR — protein sequence MAKSDQPITIKKYANRRLYNTGTSTYVTLEDLAAMVKEGEDFLVYDAKTGDDITRSVLAQIIFEQENKAGQNLLPTTFLRQLIRFYGDSMQMVVPKYLEQSIDTLTREQEKFRKQMTNTFSNTPFAPLEEHVRRNMEMFERTFAMFKPFGAPLRKETPSAESPPTANEPAEADIDDLKRQMKEMQDRLERMSRESESKS from the coding sequence ATGGCAAAATCCGACCAGCCCATTACGATCAAGAAGTACGCAAATCGGCGCCTCTACAACACCGGCACCAGCACGTATGTGACGCTCGAGGATCTCGCCGCCATGGTGAAGGAAGGCGAAGACTTCCTCGTTTATGACGCAAAGACCGGCGACGACATTACGCGCTCGGTCCTGGCCCAGATCATCTTCGAGCAGGAGAACAAGGCCGGCCAGAACCTGCTGCCGACGACCTTCCTGCGCCAGCTGATCCGCTTCTACGGCGACAGCATGCAGATGGTGGTGCCGAAATATCTCGAACAATCCATCGACACCCTGACGCGCGAACAGGAAAAGTTCCGCAAGCAGATGACGAACACCTTCAGCAACACGCCGTTCGCGCCGCTGGAAGAACACGTTCGCCGCAACATGGAAATGTTCGAGCGAACGTTCGCGATGTTCAAGCCGTTCGGCGCGCCACTGCGGAAGGAAACTCCGTCCGCCGAATCACCGCCGACCGCGAACGAGCCGGCCGAGGCGGACATCGACGATCTCAAGCGTCAGATGAAAGAGATGCAGGATCGTCTTGAGCGGATGTCCAGGGAATCGGAAAGCAAGAGCTGA
- a CDS encoding Fur family transcriptional regulator: MKQAKPVFPDPNHDHGRCAEDAILHAEKVCKGRGQKFTPIRRQVLGALLSSHRPLGAYEVIDELAKTMPRPAPITVYRALDFLMDNGLVHRIESRNAFLACAHNHDETAVVAFLICETCGSVGEIPAAPLALSFNEAARGTGFAPKLSVVEITGTCAHCQRAA; the protein is encoded by the coding sequence ATGAAACAAGCGAAGCCGGTTTTTCCTGATCCAAATCATGACCATGGCCGGTGCGCCGAGGACGCGATTTTGCACGCCGAAAAGGTCTGCAAGGGGCGCGGTCAAAAGTTCACGCCGATCCGGCGGCAGGTTTTGGGCGCGTTGCTTTCGAGCCATCGGCCGCTCGGTGCTTATGAAGTGATCGATGAACTGGCCAAGACCATGCCGCGTCCGGCGCCGATCACGGTCTATCGCGCGCTGGATTTTCTGATGGACAACGGTCTGGTCCATCGCATTGAAAGTCGCAACGCGTTTCTGGCCTGCGCGCACAATCACGATGAGACGGCTGTCGTGGCGTTTCTGATCTGCGAGACATGCGGATCGGTTGGCGAAATTCCGGCGGCGCCGCTTGCGCTAAGCTTCAATGAAGCTGCGCGCGGAACGGGGTTCGCGCCGAAATTGTCGGTGGTGGAAATCACTGGCACCTGCGCGCACTGTCAGCGAGCCGCATAG
- a CDS encoding DUF1345 domain-containing protein, translated as MPGKKDGDPYLLRLKGMPRPLRIVLARPRTFIAFAIGLASLLFLPPSWRLATRLLVAWDIFVALYMMLAYVTVFSYGTADIRRQAARQDDGRFFILVMTGLGAFASIAAIVVELGLKPQQAPQLALAVVTIVLSWAAIHTTFALHYAHDYYRGAKAGGLAFPGASEGSDPDYWDFVYFSFVIGMTAQVSDVGITDKIIRRTATAHGVISFIFNTALVALMVNIAASAI; from the coding sequence ATGCCGGGCAAGAAGGACGGCGATCCGTATCTTCTTCGCCTCAAAGGCATGCCGAGGCCTCTTCGCATTGTGCTTGCCCGGCCGCGGACCTTTATCGCCTTCGCGATCGGGCTGGCCTCGCTGCTATTTTTGCCGCCTTCATGGCGTCTCGCGACCCGCCTGCTGGTAGCGTGGGATATTTTCGTCGCGCTCTACATGATGCTGGCCTATGTCACTGTGTTCTCATACGGGACGGCGGACATTCGACGTCAGGCTGCGCGGCAGGACGATGGACGCTTCTTCATTCTTGTCATGACCGGCCTCGGCGCGTTTGCGAGCATCGCGGCCATTGTCGTGGAACTCGGCCTCAAGCCGCAGCAAGCGCCGCAGCTTGCACTTGCCGTCGTAACCATCGTGCTGTCGTGGGCGGCAATCCATACGACATTCGCGCTGCACTACGCGCACGATTACTATCGCGGCGCCAAGGCAGGCGGCCTCGCCTTTCCCGGCGCAAGCGAGGGCAGCGATCCGGATTATTGGGACTTCGTCTACTTCTCGTTCGTGATCGGCATGACGGCGCAGGTGTCGGACGTAGGCATCACCGACAAAATCATCCGCCGGACCGCCACTGCTCACGGCGTGATCTCTTTCATCTTCAATACCGCGCTGGTGGCCCTGATGGTCAATATCGCGGCCAGCGCGATATGA
- the mtgA gene encoding monofunctional biosynthetic peptidoglycan transglycosylase: MRRLIRAVVLVVLGLLLLPYVLTPLYSTGHPISTLMIGRYLTGETVTRKWVDLDQMSEALPRSVVAAEDARFCFHHGIDWNSVRNIIEDAQDGEVARGGSTITQQVAKNLFLWPGRSVIRKGLEFPLAMWIDLVLSKKRILELYLNVAELGPNGQFGAEAGANYAFGRPASALSAREAALLTSILPNPVTRSARNPGPGVRRMAGTYVVRAQSAEISDCWERNR; this comes from the coding sequence ATGCGACGATTGATCCGTGCGGTTGTGCTGGTGGTGCTGGGGCTTCTGCTGCTGCCCTACGTGCTGACGCCGCTCTACAGCACCGGACATCCGATCTCGACGTTGATGATCGGGCGGTACCTCACGGGTGAAACCGTCACCCGCAAATGGGTCGATCTTGACCAGATGTCCGAGGCCCTGCCGCGCTCCGTGGTTGCTGCCGAGGATGCCAGATTCTGTTTCCATCACGGCATCGACTGGAATTCGGTCCGGAACATCATCGAGGATGCGCAGGACGGTGAGGTCGCGCGCGGCGGATCGACGATCACGCAGCAGGTGGCCAAGAACCTGTTTCTCTGGCCGGGCCGGAGCGTGATCCGCAAAGGGCTCGAGTTCCCGCTGGCGATGTGGATCGATCTGGTGCTGTCGAAAAAGCGCATTCTGGAGCTTTATCTGAACGTGGCGGAACTCGGCCCCAACGGTCAATTCGGCGCGGAGGCCGGTGCGAATTATGCCTTCGGTCGCCCAGCGTCGGCGCTTTCGGCTCGTGAGGCGGCTCTTTTGACCTCGATTCTGCCCAACCCGGTGACCAGAAGTGCCCGGAATCCGGGGCCGGGCGTGCGCCGAATGGCGGGGACTTACGTGGTCCGGGCCCAGTCAGCGGAAATCTCCGACTGTTGGGAGCGAAATCGCTGA
- a CDS encoding DMT family transporter: protein MSSDNLKIAPAGRPLSATAIILMVMLCLSWGFNQITVKLALPEIPPLLQATIRSTGGLLIILTVAWLRGVPLFRRDGTLGAGLLAGLFFGVEFILIYRGLVYTTASRAVVFLYIAPFVVALGSKRFLGEQLSPLQWSGLALSFAGVALAIGVPQPSVDAKVILGDILVMGGGILWAVTTLVVKATPLLHAPAEKTLAYQVAVSIPILALGAAISGESITHMPGPLAWALMTYQTVWIVGTTFLIWVFLIKNYSASKLSSFTFMTPLFGVIGGYFVMHDTLTLAFAGAALLVMAGLYLVNRPGEAAGDPLLPVTKTDT from the coding sequence ATGTCGTCAGACAACTTGAAGATTGCGCCTGCGGGGCGTCCGTTGAGCGCGACGGCCATCATCCTGATGGTGATGCTGTGTCTGAGCTGGGGCTTCAATCAGATCACGGTCAAACTGGCGCTTCCCGAGATTCCGCCGCTGCTGCAGGCGACGATCCGCTCGACCGGCGGATTGCTCATCATCCTGACGGTGGCGTGGCTGCGCGGCGTCCCGTTGTTTCGGCGGGACGGCACGCTCGGCGCGGGCTTGCTCGCCGGATTGTTTTTCGGCGTTGAGTTCATTTTGATCTATCGCGGGCTGGTCTACACCACGGCATCACGGGCGGTGGTGTTTCTCTACATCGCGCCGTTCGTCGTAGCGCTCGGTTCGAAGCGGTTTCTCGGCGAACAGTTGAGCCCACTGCAATGGAGTGGTCTGGCGCTGTCGTTCGCAGGCGTGGCCTTGGCCATCGGCGTGCCGCAGCCGTCCGTTGACGCCAAGGTTATCCTGGGAGACATCCTGGTGATGGGGGGTGGCATTCTGTGGGCTGTCACCACGCTCGTGGTAAAGGCGACGCCGCTGTTGCACGCGCCTGCCGAAAAGACGTTGGCCTATCAGGTGGCCGTCTCGATCCCGATTCTGGCGCTTGGGGCGGCGATCTCCGGCGAGAGCATCACCCATATGCCGGGACCGCTTGCCTGGGCGTTGATGACCTATCAGACAGTCTGGATTGTTGGGACGACATTCCTGATCTGGGTGTTTCTCATAAAGAACTATTCTGCCAGCAAACTGTCGTCATTTACCTTTATGACGCCCCTGTTTGGGGTCATTGGCGGCTATTTCGTGATGCATGACACCCTGACATTGGCCTTTGCGGGGGCTGCCCTTCTGGTCATGGCGGGCCTATATCTGGTAAACCGCCCCGGCGAGGCGGCTGGGGATCCCCTGCTTCCCGTCACCAAAACCGACACCTGA
- a CDS encoding patatin-like phospholipase family protein, with the protein MATTLKTYLDNLTPWNFSSTRKPSAAKKINLALQGGGSHGAFTWGVLDHFLTDGRLEITGISGASAGAMNAVMLADGLTRGGPEEARKRLAAFWRATSTGGDLPPVQRAMTDRMFSMMPFAATPIQNWFEAMAHYFSPYELNPLNINPLSQLIERFVDFDALRANTDLALYISATNVHTGRLRIFANEKITADAVMASAALPFMFRAVEIDGVPYWDGGYMGNPAIFPFLQATEAEDVVVVQINPVSRTTTPKTSGEIINRLNEITFNSALISELRTMDFVNQLIDDGRLPRGTGKDQYRRLNIHRIDLGGLGTRLAASSKMKTDYEFFEVLHRAGKRAAKKFLDTHFDDIGRRSTIDLAAESGVEWA; encoded by the coding sequence ATGGCGACCACTCTCAAAACCTATCTCGACAACCTGACACCATGGAACTTCTCCAGCACACGCAAGCCAAGCGCGGCCAAGAAGATCAACCTGGCGCTTCAGGGTGGGGGATCGCACGGAGCGTTCACCTGGGGCGTCCTTGATCATTTCCTCACCGATGGACGGCTGGAGATCACCGGGATTTCCGGCGCGTCCGCCGGCGCCATGAACGCCGTGATGCTCGCCGACGGGCTGACCCGCGGTGGACCCGAGGAAGCGCGCAAACGGCTGGCGGCATTCTGGCGCGCGACAAGCACCGGCGGAGACTTGCCGCCGGTCCAGCGCGCCATGACCGACCGGATGTTTTCGATGATGCCGTTTGCGGCCACGCCGATACAGAACTGGTTCGAGGCGATGGCGCATTATTTTTCGCCCTACGAACTCAATCCTCTCAACATCAATCCGCTGAGCCAGCTCATCGAACGCTTCGTCGATTTCGATGCGCTGCGCGCCAACACTGACCTCGCGCTCTATATCTCGGCCACCAACGTCCACACCGGCCGGCTGCGCATTTTCGCGAATGAAAAGATCACCGCCGACGCGGTGATGGCCTCGGCCGCGCTGCCGTTCATGTTTCGCGCGGTCGAAATCGATGGCGTGCCCTACTGGGACGGCGGCTACATGGGCAACCCCGCAATCTTCCCGTTCCTGCAGGCGACTGAGGCGGAGGACGTCGTTGTTGTGCAGATCAATCCTGTGTCACGCACCACCACGCCGAAAACCTCCGGCGAGATCATCAACCGGCTCAACGAAATCACCTTCAACTCCGCGCTGATCTCCGAATTGCGCACGATGGATTTCGTCAATCAGCTGATCGACGACGGCCGGTTGCCGCGCGGCACGGGCAAGGACCAGTACCGCCGCCTCAACATCCACCGCATCGATCTCGGCGGCCTCGGCACCCGACTCGCCGCCTCCAGCAAGATGAAAACCGACTACGAGTTTTTCGAAGTGCTGCACCGGGCCGGCAAACGCGCGGCCAAGAAATTCCTCGACACTCATTTCGACGACATCGGCCGCCGGAGCACGATCGATCTCGCCGCGGAGTCCGGCGTCGAGTGGGCGTGA
- the rpmF gene encoding 50S ribosomal protein L32: protein MAVPRRKTSPSRRGMRRSADALKKPTYVEDKDSGELRRPHHLDLKTGMYKGRQVLKVKKD from the coding sequence ATGGCCGTTCCACGCAGGAAAACCTCGCCGTCACGTCGCGGCATGCGCCGCTCGGCGGACGCACTCAAGAAGCCGACTTATGTCGAGGACAAGGACTCGGGCGAACTGCGCCGTCCGCATCACCTCGACCTCAAGACCGGCATGTACAAGGGCCGCCAGGTCCTGAAGGTCAAGAAGGACTAA
- a CDS encoding Na+/H+ antiporter encodes MVATFLTFLLVLTALGASATAAKRLAVAPAIVFLIVGIILAFLPGFPRIEMKPEGVLLLVLPPLIYSAGVSMSWREFKANLRPISLLAIGCVIFTTVLVAAAAHYALGLPWGAGFVLGAIVSPPDVVAPLAIARRLKLPHRILVILEGEGLANDATALILYRFAVLAVSTGTFSLAPATGTFIAIIVCEIAFGIAVGWLSLRLRQWAHDPRVEISLSLLTPYVAFWVPEHFHGSGVIATVVTGLYVSWNGPLLISSKTRLQGIFFWDFVIWLIEGVLFLMIGFQLRLLMEKSKTLPVAEILTAIAIVSAIVIAARFLWVFPGTYLPRLLSKRIAARDAKPPWRYIVVIGFTGIRGVVSLAVALALPLTLPNGQDFPHRDLILLVTFGVIIVTLVGIGLTLPLLVRLLGLSDHGHLEAVREREAEISARREILEAARGSLDRIIKERNLPEGLARFLEARHETRMRALPEPPREEGQFTPATQGASLVREIITIERTCLHKLLREGKITDETRRRIERDLDLEEAVVDNREKNGPL; translated from the coding sequence ATGGTAGCGACATTCCTGACCTTTCTTCTTGTGCTCACCGCGCTCGGAGCTTCCGCGACAGCCGCAAAACGCCTCGCGGTCGCTCCGGCCATCGTCTTCCTGATCGTCGGCATCATCCTGGCCTTCCTGCCGGGATTTCCGCGCATCGAGATGAAGCCGGAAGGCGTTCTGCTGCTGGTGCTGCCCCCGCTGATCTATTCAGCCGGCGTCTCGATGAGCTGGCGCGAGTTCAAAGCCAATCTGCGTCCCATCAGCCTGCTGGCGATCGGTTGCGTGATTTTCACGACCGTACTGGTCGCCGCTGCCGCCCATTATGCACTGGGGCTGCCGTGGGGCGCGGGTTTCGTGCTCGGCGCGATCGTGTCGCCGCCGGACGTCGTGGCGCCGCTCGCCATCGCCAGGCGGTTGAAGCTGCCGCACCGCATTCTCGTCATTCTCGAAGGCGAAGGACTGGCGAACGACGCGACTGCTTTGATCCTGTACCGCTTCGCGGTGCTTGCCGTCAGCACGGGCACGTTCTCGCTGGCTCCCGCAACCGGAACCTTCATCGCCATTATCGTGTGCGAGATTGCTTTCGGCATCGCCGTGGGCTGGCTCAGCCTGCGATTGCGGCAATGGGCACACGATCCGCGCGTCGAGATTTCGTTGTCGCTGCTGACGCCCTACGTTGCTTTCTGGGTCCCGGAACATTTTCACGGATCGGGCGTGATCGCCACGGTCGTGACCGGCCTCTATGTGAGCTGGAACGGCCCGCTGCTGATTTCATCGAAAACCAGATTGCAGGGCATCTTCTTCTGGGACTTCGTGATCTGGCTGATCGAGGGCGTGCTGTTCCTGATGATCGGATTCCAGCTGCGGCTCCTGATGGAAAAGTCGAAGACGCTTCCGGTTGCTGAAATTCTCACTGCCATCGCAATCGTCTCCGCAATCGTCATCGCGGCGCGGTTCCTGTGGGTCTTCCCCGGCACATATTTGCCGCGTCTCCTCAGCAAGCGGATCGCCGCACGCGATGCCAAGCCGCCGTGGCGGTACATCGTCGTTATCGGCTTCACCGGAATTCGCGGTGTGGTGTCGCTGGCCGTCGCGCTGGCGTTGCCGCTGACATTGCCGAACGGGCAAGACTTCCCTCACCGCGACCTCATCCTGCTGGTGACCTTCGGCGTCATCATCGTCACGCTGGTCGGCATCGGACTGACGCTTCCGCTACTAGTGAGGCTGCTTGGCCTGTCCGATCACGGACATCTTGAGGCGGTCCGCGAACGGGAAGCCGAGATTTCAGCGCGGCGGGAAATTCTCGAGGCGGCGCGCGGTTCGCTTGACCGGATCATCAAGGAGCGCAATTTGCCCGAAGGACTGGCCAGATTTCTCGAGGCTCGTCACGAAACGCGCATGCGCGCGCTGCCCGAACCGCCAAGGGAAGAAGGTCAGTTCACGCCCGCGACACAGGGCGCTTCGCTGGTCCGCGAAATCATCACAATCGAGCGAACGTGCCTTCACAAGCTGCTGCGCGAAGGGAAGATCACCGACGAAACACGCCGACGCATCGAGCGCGATCTCGATCTTGAAGAAGCTGTGGTCGATAACCGGGAGAAGAACGGCCCGCTGTGA